From Candidatus Edwardsbacteria bacterium RifOxyA12_full_54_48, a single genomic window includes:
- a CDS encoding methylmalonyl-CoA carboxyltransferase — translation MSEKTIEQIIKALEDQKAVICDADGKRAAKQHDKGKLSARERLDLLLDPQSFVEFDAFVKHRCDNFGMDKVEIPADGVVTGYGTIEGRPVFVFSQDFTVTGGSLGEAHALKIVKMQDMALKMGVPVIGINDSGGARIQEGVDSLRGYGMIFFRNTRASGVIPQISVILGPCAGGAVYSPAITDFVFMVDKVSNMYITGPQVIKAVMGEDVGLEELGGAQAHNAVSGNGHFIYSSEEDCFAGVRQLITLLPANNLEDPPVVETDNGPAGPDLAMRDIVPVNPKMPYDVKDIIARVVDNGDFLEVHQLYALNIVVGLGRIAGQTVGIVANQPQVLAGCLDINSSDKAARFIRFCDAFNIPLVTFVDCPGYLPGKQQEHGGIIRHGAKILFAYSEATVPKITVTLRKSYGGAHIAMCNKDLGSDLMLAWPQSEIAVMGASGAVNVIFRKQIDAAGDKEKRRLELIEEYETMFSNPYEAAKRGYVDAVIPPEDTRARIVSALAILKTKREQSPAKKHGNIPL, via the coding sequence ATGTCTGAAAAGACCATTGAACAGATAATCAAGGCCCTGGAGGACCAAAAGGCGGTCATCTGCGACGCCGACGGCAAGCGGGCCGCCAAACAGCACGACAAGGGCAAGCTCTCGGCCCGGGAGCGCCTGGACCTTCTGCTGGACCCCCAGAGCTTCGTGGAATTCGACGCCTTCGTCAAGCACCGCTGCGACAACTTCGGCATGGACAAGGTGGAGATCCCGGCCGACGGCGTGGTCACCGGCTACGGCACCATCGAGGGCCGCCCGGTGTTCGTCTTCTCCCAGGATTTCACCGTAACCGGCGGTTCTTTGGGCGAGGCCCATGCTTTAAAGATCGTCAAGATGCAGGACATGGCCCTTAAGATGGGCGTCCCGGTCATCGGCATCAACGATTCCGGCGGAGCCCGCATCCAGGAGGGGGTGGATTCCCTGCGGGGCTACGGCATGATCTTCTTCCGCAACACCCGGGCCTCGGGGGTGATACCGCAGATCTCGGTGATACTGGGACCCTGCGCCGGCGGCGCGGTCTATTCCCCGGCCATCACCGATTTCGTGTTCATGGTGGACAAGGTCTCCAACATGTACATCACCGGCCCCCAGGTCATCAAGGCGGTGATGGGCGAGGACGTGGGGCTGGAGGAACTGGGCGGGGCCCAGGCCCACAACGCCGTCTCCGGCAACGGCCATTTCATCTATTCCTCGGAGGAGGACTGCTTCGCCGGGGTCCGCCAGCTGATCACCCTGCTGCCGGCCAACAATCTGGAGGATCCGCCGGTGGTGGAGACCGATAACGGGCCCGCCGGCCCGGACCTGGCGATGCGCGATATAGTCCCGGTCAATCCCAAGATGCCCTACGACGTCAAAGACATCATCGCCCGGGTGGTGGACAACGGGGACTTCCTGGAGGTGCACCAGCTTTACGCCCTCAACATCGTGGTGGGGCTGGGCCGCATCGCCGGGCAGACGGTGGGCATCGTGGCCAACCAGCCGCAGGTCCTGGCCGGCTGTCTGGACATCAACTCGTCCGACAAGGCCGCCCGCTTCATCCGCTTCTGCGACGCCTTCAACATCCCGTTGGTGACCTTCGTGGACTGCCCCGGCTACCTGCCCGGCAAACAGCAGGAGCACGGCGGCATCATCCGCCACGGCGCCAAGATATTGTTCGCCTACTCCGAGGCCACCGTGCCCAAGATCACCGTCACCCTGCGCAAATCCTACGGCGGGGCCCACATCGCAATGTGCAACAAGGACCTGGGCAGTGATCTGATGCTGGCCTGGCCCCAGAGCGAGATCGCGGTGATGGGCGCCTCCGGCGCGGTCAATGTGATCTTCCGCAAGCAGATCGACGCCGCCGGTGACAAGGAGAAGCGCCGCCTGGAGCTGATAGAGGAATACGAGACCATGTTCTCCAACCCCTACGAGGCCGCCAAGCGGGGCTACGTGGACGCGGTGATCCCGCCCGAGGACACCCGGGCAAGGATCGTCTCGGCCCTGGCCATACTCAAGACCAAGCGCGAGCAATCCCCGGCCAAGAAGCACGGAAATATTCCGCTGTAA
- a CDS encoding glucanase — translation MERIVEILRDMEAIHSPSGFTNQIMGYIEVLAQGAGVSTKRTNKGGLVAGNHPHPRLVVAGHVDTLGAMVSGINSDGNLSLTKIGGPILPSFEGEYVTIRTVSGREFRGTLLLNNPAAHVNDEAEKTVRKAENMHIRLDAEVAKKEQTEALGIRIGDFIFFDPRFEYTETGYIKSRFLDDKAGSAAMLDAMLTLGAEKLKAIPVAFFFSNYEEVGHGAASGLPETAVEMLVTDMGVVGEKVEGDESSVSICVKDSTGPYDYGIRCKLTELAEKNKIPHKLDVFPHYGSDGSIALIAGYDIRVGLIGPGVSASHGMERTHLKGLNATRDLMLAYIRETLG, via the coding sequence ATGGAGCGCATCGTCGAGATCCTGAGGGACATGGAGGCCATTCACTCTCCTTCCGGATTCACCAATCAGATCATGGGATACATTGAGGTGCTGGCCCAGGGCGCCGGGGTAAGCACCAAACGGACCAATAAGGGCGGCCTGGTGGCCGGAAACCATCCCCACCCCCGGCTGGTGGTGGCCGGGCATGTGGACACCCTGGGGGCCATGGTCAGCGGCATAAACTCCGACGGCAATCTTTCCCTCACCAAGATCGGCGGGCCCATCCTGCCGTCGTTCGAGGGCGAGTATGTCACCATCCGGACCGTCTCCGGACGCGAGTTCCGTGGGACCCTGCTGCTGAACAACCCCGCCGCCCATGTCAACGACGAGGCCGAGAAGACCGTCCGCAAGGCCGAGAACATGCACATCCGGCTGGACGCCGAGGTGGCCAAGAAGGAGCAGACCGAGGCTTTGGGCATCCGGATCGGCGATTTCATCTTCTTCGACCCCCGCTTCGAGTACACCGAGACCGGCTACATCAAATCCCGCTTTCTGGACGACAAGGCCGGCTCGGCCGCCATGCTGGACGCCATGCTGACCCTGGGGGCCGAGAAGCTCAAAGCCATCCCGGTGGCCTTCTTCTTCTCCAATTACGAGGAGGTGGGGCACGGAGCCGCCTCCGGCCTGCCGGAGACCGCGGTGGAGATGCTGGTAACAGATATGGGGGTGGTGGGCGAAAAGGTGGAGGGCGATGAGAGCTCGGTGTCCATCTGCGTAAAGGATTCCACCGGGCCGTATGATTACGGCATCCGCTGCAAGCTGACCGAACTGGCCGAGAAGAACAAGATACCGCACAAGCTGGACGTGTTCCCCCACTACGGTTCGGACGGCTCGATTGCCTTGATAGCCGGGTACGATATCCGGGTGGGGCTGATCGGCCCCGGGGTCTCGGCCAGCCACGGCATGGAGCGGACCCATTTGAAGGGCCTGAACGCCACCCGGGACCTGATGCTGGCGTATATACGGGAGACCCTGGGATAA
- a CDS encoding NADH dehydrogenase translates to MVVGLGSCGIAAGGHKVKAALMENLKKAGLKVQVSDTGCVGMCYSEVLLDVHHKNGQVYTYGNMTPDRMPRFVDQHLTQGQPVAEWLVRASDRALPDDSFYAKQKRIVLRNCGQMDPEKIEDYMAHGGYQALEKALRKMSPDQVIKEVLDSGLRGRGGAGFPTGRKWQFARGSQGGKKYIVCNGDEGDPGAFMDRSVLEGDPHNVMEGMLIAGYAIGADEGYFYVRAEYPLAVERLKLAIGQAKKKGFLGQNIMGTKFCFEMKIKEGAGAFVCGEETALMASIEGQRGMPRLRPPFPAVSGLWGKPTNINNVETFANVPWIILNGAAAFASLGTEKSKGSKVFALAGKIARGGLVEVPMGITINEIIHEVGGGIKDGRSFKAVQMGGPSGGCIPAALGNTIVDYDSVGQTGAIMGSGGMVVMDDTTCMVDIARFFLDFTQKESCGKCTFCRVGTKRMLETLERITKGQGKEGDIELLLELAEKIKISSLCGLGQTAPNPVLTTVKYFRDEYEAHIKEKRCPAHSCKELLKYEVVPEKCVGCTACARVCPVTAISGQVKKPHVIDQEACIKCGNCVTKCKFDAIKVR, encoded by the coding sequence ATAGTGGTGGGCCTGGGCAGCTGCGGCATTGCGGCCGGCGGCCACAAGGTCAAGGCCGCCCTGATGGAGAATCTCAAAAAAGCCGGGCTCAAGGTCCAGGTCTCCGACACCGGCTGCGTGGGCATGTGCTACAGCGAAGTACTGCTGGATGTCCACCACAAGAACGGCCAGGTCTACACCTACGGCAACATGACCCCGGACAGGATGCCGCGCTTCGTCGACCAGCATCTGACCCAGGGCCAGCCGGTGGCCGAATGGCTGGTGAGGGCCAGCGACCGGGCCCTGCCGGACGACAGCTTTTATGCCAAGCAGAAGAGGATCGTGCTGCGCAACTGCGGCCAGATGGATCCCGAGAAGATAGAGGATTACATGGCCCACGGCGGGTACCAGGCCCTGGAGAAGGCCCTCAGGAAGATGTCGCCCGACCAGGTCATCAAGGAGGTGCTGGATTCGGGCTTAAGGGGCCGGGGCGGGGCCGGCTTCCCCACCGGGCGCAAATGGCAGTTCGCCCGGGGCTCCCAGGGCGGCAAGAAATACATCGTCTGCAACGGCGACGAGGGCGACCCCGGGGCCTTCATGGACCGCTCGGTGCTGGAGGGCGACCCCCACAACGTGATGGAGGGGATGCTGATCGCCGGATACGCCATCGGGGCCGACGAGGGCTATTTCTACGTCCGGGCCGAATATCCCCTGGCGGTGGAGCGGCTGAAGCTGGCCATCGGGCAGGCCAAGAAGAAAGGCTTTTTGGGCCAGAACATCATGGGCACCAAGTTCTGCTTCGAGATGAAGATCAAGGAGGGGGCCGGGGCCTTCGTCTGCGGGGAGGAGACGGCCCTGATGGCATCCATCGAGGGCCAGCGGGGGATGCCCCGTCTGAGGCCGCCCTTCCCGGCGGTGTCCGGCCTGTGGGGCAAGCCCACCAACATCAACAACGTGGAGACCTTCGCCAACGTGCCCTGGATCATCCTCAACGGGGCGGCGGCCTTCGCCTCGCTGGGCACCGAGAAGAGCAAGGGCTCAAAAGTATTCGCTTTGGCCGGCAAGATCGCCCGGGGCGGTCTGGTGGAGGTGCCGATGGGCATCACCATCAACGAGATCATCCACGAGGTGGGCGGCGGCATCAAGGACGGCCGCAGCTTCAAGGCGGTGCAGATGGGCGGCCCCTCGGGCGGCTGCATCCCAGCGGCCCTGGGCAACACCATCGTGGACTACGATTCGGTGGGCCAGACCGGGGCCATCATGGGCTCGGGCGGCATGGTGGTGATGGACGACACCACCTGCATGGTGGACATCGCCCGGTTCTTTTTGGATTTCACCCAGAAGGAATCCTGCGGCAAGTGCACCTTCTGCCGGGTGGGCACCAAGCGGATGCTGGAGACCCTGGAACGGATCACCAAGGGACAGGGCAAAGAGGGCGACATCGAGCTGCTGCTGGAACTGGCCGAGAAGATAAAGATCTCTTCGCTGTGCGGGCTGGGACAGACCGCGCCCAATCCGGTGCTGACCACCGTCAAATATTTCCGTGACGAGTACGAAGCCCACATCAAGGAGAAGAGGTGTCCGGCCCATTCCTGCAAGGAACTGCTGAAGTACGAGGTCGTACCCGAGAAATGCGTGGGCTGCACCGCCTGCGCCAGGGTCTGTCCGGTGACGGCCATCTCGGGACAGGTGAAGAAACCCCACGTGATAGACCAGGAGGCCTGCATCAAGTGCGGCAATTGCGTGACCAAATGTAAATTCGACGCCATAAAGGTGAGGTAG
- a CDS encoding NADH dehydrogenase → MKKAAGKTKTNPDIGKINRVLAKYRGNKGALIPVLQEVQVALGFLSQDSLRAISEGLAIPLSQIYGVATFYTQFRLKPIGKHLVRVCHGTACHVGGAEKVSAAIEAGLTVRDGETTADGKFTVESVACLGCCSLAPVMMVDNDTFGRLTPESAIKAVKEY, encoded by the coding sequence ATGAAGAAGGCTGCTGGAAAGACCAAGACCAATCCCGATATCGGGAAGATCAACCGGGTCCTGGCCAAATACCGGGGCAACAAGGGGGCGCTGATCCCGGTGCTGCAGGAGGTGCAGGTGGCGCTGGGTTTCCTGTCGCAGGACAGCTTGAGGGCCATCTCCGAGGGTTTGGCGATACCGCTGAGCCAGATATACGGGGTGGCCACTTTTTACACCCAGTTCCGCCTGAAGCCCATAGGGAAGCATCTGGTGCGGGTGTGCCACGGGACGGCCTGCCACGTGGGGGGGGCCGAGAAGGTCAGCGCGGCCATCGAGGCCGGCCTCACCGTCAGGGACGGGGAGACCACCGCCGACGGCAAGTTCACGGTGGAATCGGTGGCCTGCCTGGGCTGCTGCAGTCTTGCCCCGGTGATGATGGTGGACAACGACACCTTCGGCCGGCTGACCCCGGAGAGCGCCATCAAGGCGGTAAAGGAGTACTGA